TACATCAATACCCCACTGGGAATTGACTTTTTTTCTGACTAAATCTAAATTTTTTGAGTGTTCTTTGACCCATTTTTTTATCTGCTTTTTTTGCTCGTCATTTAGTTTAGGTTTTCTTCCCCTTCCTTTCCGATCGTATAAACCAGCTAGCATCAACATATCCCAACTATTAAACCAGTTGGTTATGGTCAGACGACTGACCTTAAATATTTGGGTCAAATTATTGATTGTATATCCATCATAGCTTAATTTAATACACTGTGCTCTTTGTCTTACTTGTTGATATTTACTATGTTTGTAAATCCTTTCTAACATTTTAATTGTCTCTTGGGTTAAGCCTTTAATAAAACGCATATAAGCAACCTTTCATTAGTAAATTATTTGGCTAATAATATTATTTCATGGAATGTCTAAAATATATAAATAATTTTGCGTAACTACTTAAATTGAATTTCCGCAAATCTGAGAATTTGAATTCCCGCATCAATTTCCTGCGCGTTTATCCAACAAATCCCACCGGGATAATCTAATAAATGTTGTTTTGCATATTGAATCGCCAACTCTGTTTTCCCCACTCCCCCCATCCCATTAATCGCCGCAATTACCACTTGGCTATTTCGTTGTAAAAGTTGGTGTAATTTCGCCAGTTGTTCGTCTCTTCCGACAAATGCAATGGAGTTGCTGGGGGGGATGTTTTCGGCAATAGAAGTGGCAATTTCATCAGCTTCACCCTTGTTAAGGGGGACGGGAGGGGGATCGTTTTTCAGCGAAACAGGAGAACCAATTTTGGCAAGTTTTTTCGCAACAGCTTGAGACTTTGGCGGTCTTTTTTTGTCCCATTCAATATCAAATTCCCGCAAATTCGCTTCTTTATCTTTGTGCCACAACTTCAAAGTAAAATGCCAATCCTCTGAACCTTGGGTAGAAGTGCGGTTATCTTCCAAAATTCCCAAAAAATCCTCTAATCGATTCAAAGCTTCCCGAACTTGCGCCTGAGTCAACTGTCCTTCGTACTTATCCCTGAGTGTCAATTCTTCCAAAACTCGCCGCTTCGTCCTAATAACTACCTGCGTCTCACTTTGCCAAGCAAAATCAAGCTTGATGCAGTCGCCATCCTCAAATTCATCATTCACATAAGCCAGCAAAGCCTCAAACAACCGCTTCACTCGCGCTTTAACATCTTCACCCAAAGAACGACGCGCCATAAATCACCATCAACTTTGGCACAAAGTTTGGGGATTCCCCAAAGTCACAACTACCCCAAACTGCCTAGCTTCAATTGTATAAAATATTTCCCGCCCCTTCCGAGTTAGCTTTGCTTTCGTTAACTACCCCAAAAATATCTTGAATTCAACCTCAAAAAACACAAAAAAAGGTTGAATCAAAATGAAACTCAATCAAAAACAAATCCGCGATATTATCATCTTCTTCGTAACTACAATCATCTCAATTATCAACCCACCAATTGGCACATTTTTACAAATCTGCGTGTTAATTTGGCAGTTAATCGAAAATAGAGACAAATAAATAACATCTAGCCAAAATCCAAATTATCATTAAATCATCTGTGTGCATCTGCGGTTAAAAAAGATATCCAAACTTTTACCTAAATCCAGAAATGGTTAAAATAATTGACATCACAGAGAGGTAAAAAAATGACTTTTACTACAAAAAAATGAACAACGATTGATAAATTAGCCTTTTCTATCCCAGCTTCAAATCCTAAATTAAATCAAAAATCTAAAATCCAAACTCTAAAATTGATTGGGCGATCGCACTTCCTTCCCTCCACAGGAAACAAACGCGATCGCCCACATTTTCTGGGAAAAAGTAACTAACCTTTCCTTAACTTTCCACCCAAGATTTCAGACCTTAGAAAACCTAAAATCCAAAATCTAAAATCTAAAATCTAAAATTTAAACGTCTTGTTCGCTGAACTCGCGAGTCATGTGATCGAAAGGTTCATCGACAAAAGAGGTATTTGAAATACCCGCAGTTTCAACTTGTTCTTTCACAATTTCTTTCATTATTTGGATACCGCGCACGGTTGGGCCGATCGGTACACCTAAAGAATTATAAGTTTCCCGCAAGCCTTGCAGTACCCGTTCATCTAATACATTGGTATCGCCTGCCACCAGTGCGTAGCTAGCATAGCGCAGATAATAATCCATATCCCGCAGACACGCAGCATACCGACGAGTGGTATAAGCATTTCCACCAGGGCGAATTAATTCCGGCAATTCATCAAACAAACGAGAACCTGCCTGTTTGACGATCGCAGCTGCATTACTGTTAATCACAGCCGCAGCAGCTACTCGTGCCGTACCGCTTTCAAAATAACCTTTCAGCGCATCAACTGCATTACGGTCTAAATAACGACCGGTAACGTCGTAATTTCTAATTAAATTTGTAACTGCGTCCCGCATGAAATTGCTCTCCCAGTGATTACTATGTGGGGTTTTGCTATGAGTGCTAAATTACTTTTGCCTATTGCGTACCTTGTAACCGTTTTTAATAATCATTCGGATCGGTACGCTACTTCCAAAGCTTATCTTTTATTAGACAAAGTTAAGCTTGGAAACAAGATCGTTTCGAGGTGGCTTATAGATAGCCGATTGTAGTTTACAACAAAACGATCCCCCAATAGTCTTTAGTTTGGGAGAACGATCGCTAAACCAGAGCTTTTTGGCGTTGGCGATCGCTTAACTTACAAGCTGGATACTGCGGCTTCCCACTGCCAGGAAAGCTAAACCAATCCATAACTGCTGGCTGAGAGATCAAAATCAACTCTTCTGGGTAGCGCGGTTGTGGGTCATTCGCCAACCAGATAGGCGGCACCATCATCGGGTCATATTCTACGATCGCATCCACGAACCCAGGACGCGATCTCAACTCAACCCTTTGTCCTGGTCGATATAAGAGAGCTTCTTGCTCATCAAAATCCGCTTGCCGTCTAAAAGCCATTGTTATCTCATGTATAAACTGTAATTATTGATACGATTTTACAGGCTAAACGTA
This Leptolyngbyaceae cyanobacterium DNA region includes the following protein-coding sequences:
- a CDS encoding helix-turn-helix domain-containing protein, which gives rise to MRFIKGLTQETIKMLERIYKHSKYQQVRQRAQCIKLSYDGYTINNLTQIFKVSRLTITNWFNSWDMLMLAGLYDRKGRGRKPKLNDEQKKQIKKWVKEHSKNLDLVRKKVNSQWGIDV
- the apcB gene encoding allophycocyanin subunit beta, which encodes MRDAVTNLIRNYDVTGRYLDRNAVDALKGYFESGTARVAAAAVINSNAAAIVKQAGSRLFDELPELIRPGGNAYTTRRYAACLRDMDYYLRYASYALVAGDTNVLDERVLQGLRETYNSLGVPIGPTVRGIQIMKEIVKEQVETAGISNTSFVDEPFDHMTREFSEQDV